ATAGCATTAATGCCGCGGCTTGACTGTGGATGCTATTGGAAGCTCCCTTACCTAAGGAGTATTCTTGGGCATCGTAGGTAGTATACCTTTCGTTAACCAGTTTGATTGGTATATTTAGGCGATTTGTTAAAAAGCGAACAAACTTTTTTACCTCTAGGCTTGTTGTGGTTTCTTGGTTTTCTTTATTTAAAGGGTTCCCAAATAGGATTGTGTCCACTTTATATTGTTTGGCGGTGATAATTATTTTGGCAGAGGCCCCTTCCCAACTAGAAACGCTTATTGAGGACAAAGGAATTACCGCTGGATTTTTGTTGTCATCCAGCGTGCCGTAAGCAAGGCCAATGGTCTTTGTTCCGTAATCGCACGCAAGAAGCCTCATATTTATTTATGCCCAACCGTTAACTCTATCCTATTGGTTACATGCGGCATAGTTCTAGCAAAATTAGGTAGTGGTGGCCAAATTTCTATTTGATAAGAGGCAATTCCCGGTAAATTATCAAGGTAATCTTTTACCGCTGGTATGGGTTGTCCTGTTATCGCGTCCCGTGTTTTTTCGGTATCAAGTTTTGGAATAATGAAGCTTTTTACCTTTACTTGCAGGTTCATTTTTTGAGTGCCTGCCGAGGCGCTGTAGTTTAAAAAGATACCATCGCTAATCTCCAATTGATTATCAGTTTCGTAAAGCGAGAATTTGTCGGGAATAGCTCCTTTTAAAATTGGAGCCACAATTTCTGTAAGATGGGACTTGGAGTAAACAGTCACGGTTGCTTTTACTGTTTGGTCCAAAACCAAAAGGTCGCTCTGCTCCCCAACTTTTTTGTCAAAGGTTTGTTCAATCGTAGCAATGGCAACCGCTCCGTCGGGAATTACTTGATCGCCCACAAGCTTTTCGCGCAGGGCATCTGTGGCGCTACTCTTTATAGAGTTGTCCATTTGAGAAATTACCAAGTCGACATCTTCTTTAGAAACAGCTTTTGCCTCGTGGCTTTCACCTTTATCTATCCTCTCCTTGTCGTTTTGGACAAGGACGTTTTCTTTACTTTCTTCGTCAATTAAAAATATGCTGCCTTTGT
The Patescibacteria group bacterium genome window above contains:
- the ruvX gene encoding Holliday junction resolvase RuvX, whose product is MRLLACDYGTKTIGLAYGTLDDNKNPAVIPLSSISVSSWEGASAKIIITAKQYKVDTILFGNPLNKENQETTTSLEVKKFVRFLTNRLNIPIKLVNERYTTYDAQEYSLGKGASNSIHSQAAALMLLRYLEENPLL